In Triticum urartu cultivar G1812 chromosome 6, Tu2.1, whole genome shotgun sequence, the following proteins share a genomic window:
- the LOC125514107 gene encoding bifunctional dTDP-4-dehydrorhamnose 3,5-epimerase/dTDP-4-dehydrorhamnose reductase, whose protein sequence is MAASTNGSSPPVLKFLIYGRTGWIGGLLGKLCTAQGIPFAYGAGRLENRAQLEADIDEVAPTHVFNAAGVTGRPNVDWCETHRVETIRANVCGTLTLADVCRARGLVLINYATGCIFEYDAGHPLGSGVGFKEEDTPNFVGSFYSKTKAMVEELLKNYENVCTLRVRMPISSDLSNPRNFITKITRYDKVVDIPNSMTILDELLPISIEMAKRNLTGIWNFTNPGVVSHNEILEMYRDYIDPNFSWKNFNLEEQAKVIVAPRSNNELDTVKLKTEFPELLSIKESLIKNVFKPNQKTSKA, encoded by the exons ATGGCGGCCTCCACCAACGGCTCCTCGCCGCCGGTGCTCAAGTTCCTCATCTACGGCCGCACCGGCTGGATCGGGGGCCTCCTCGGCAAGCTCTGCACCGCGCAGGGCATCCCCTTCGCCTACGGCGCCGGCCGGCTCGAGAACCGCGCCCAGCTCGAGGCCGACATCGACGAGGTCGCGCCCACCCACGTCTTCAATGCCGCGGGCGTCACCGGCCGCCCCAACGTCGACTGGTGCGAGACCCACCGCGTCGAGACCATCCGCGCCAACGTCTGCGGCACGCTCACGCTCGCCGACGTCTGCCGCGCCCGGGGCCTCGTGCTCATCAACTACGCCACGGGCTGCATCTTCGAGTACGACGCGGGCCACCCGCTCGGCTCGGGGGTCGGGTTCAAGGAGGAGGACACCCCCAACTTCGTTGGATCGTTCTACTCCAAAACCAAGGCCATG GTTGAGGAACTGCTGAAAAACTACGAAAACGTGTGCACCCTTCGTGTAAGGATGCCTATTTCATCTGATCTGTCCAATCCTCGCAATTTCATCACAAAGATCACCCGGTATGACAAGGTTGTGGATATCCCAAATTCAATGACAATATTGGATGAACTTCTTCCCATCTCAATCGAGATGGCGAAGAGAAACCTCACCGGAATCTGGAACTTCACTAATCCTGGTGTGGTGAGCCACAATGAGATACTGGAGATGTACAGAGATTACATCGACCCAAACTTCTCCTGGAAGAACTTCAACTTGGAGGAGCAAGCCAAGGTGATAGTCGCACCGAGGAGCAACAATGAACTTGACACTGTTAAATTGAAGACCGAGTTCCCAGAACTTTTGTCAATCAAGGAGTCGCTGATAAAAAACGTGTTCAAACCAAATCAGAAGACGTCCAAGGCTTGA